One Solanum pennellii chromosome 9, SPENNV200 DNA segment encodes these proteins:
- the LOC107029845 gene encoding membrane protein of ER body 2-like, with protein MAMEVAPQHNWAEMAEETVEEALIIRGARRSANVDGGGVNEDKVSSSSDEEEEASKDKTKNSIYFNEVIVLNGESHGNGDTISGPPSLGHDESENPKGEIISDVCKPLLYGQNDRENPKGEILAQATTSSISKGSGNETIIEEQVEEETVELEFFDTTSVDKLKHTHNAYCPKCNSHITKVVLRRVKRERRIIIETHGQKSELLGCLSCFSVFVRIGKKLNPFPIFGNGGGTISTEPHLPNINEGGFIPGIMPPKKSPTEIIEDKGDDCRIPILEDPRASPSTVNPSYPRRPVEVKDSRSLEIVKCIVYGGLIEAITSLGIVSSAAASDADTMKIVTIGVANLIGGLFVICQNLVDLKYSVGGGSNYQVDRYGELLGQRKHFPLHATFAILSYFVFGLIPPVIYGFTFRKSDDRDYKLIAVAVASLLCVIILAAAKAYTQAANKFSKYFKTILSYVIAAGMVSGVGYAAGHLIKRLMDDMGWFDSKPISQNPVWASY; from the exons ATGGCAATGGAGGTGGCCCCCCAACACAACTGGGCAGAGATGGCGGAGGAGACGGTGGAGGAGGCACTCATCATACGTGGGGCTCGACGCTCTGCCAACGttgatggtggtggtgttaATGAAGATAAAGTATCCTCTAGCAGTGATGAGGAAGAGGAGGCTAGCAAGGACAAGACTAAAAATAGCATCTACTTTAATGAAG TAATTGTTCTCAATGGTGAAAGTCATGGTAATGGAGATACTATTTCTGGTCCACCTTCACTAGGACACGATGAGTCAGAAAATCCCAAGGGTGAAATAATTTCTGATGTATGTAAGCCACTTTTATATGGACAAAATGATAGGGAAAATCCCAAGGGTGAAATTCTTGCACAAGCAACTACTTCTTCAATCAGCAAAGGAAGTGGAAATGAAACAATCATTGAAGAACAAGTTGAGGAAGAAACTGTTGAGTTGGAGTTTTTTGACACAACATCAGTTGATAAGCTAAAACACACACATAATGCATACTGTCCCAAGTGCAATTCTCATATAACTAAAGTTGTCCTTCGAAGGGTAAAACGAGAAAGAAGGATTATAATTGAAACTCATGGCCAAAAATCTGAGCTACTTGGATGCCTCTCATGCTTCAGTGTTTTCGTACGTATag GAAAGAAGCTCAATCCATTCCCGATATTTGGAAATGGAGGAGGAACTATTAGTACAGAACCACATCTCCCTAACATAAATGAAG GTGGCTTCATTCCAGGGATAATGCCTCCCAAGAAATCACCAACTGAAATTATAGAGGATAAAG GAGATGATTGCCGAATTCCTATATTGGAAGACCCAAGAGCTTCTCCATCAACGGTGAATCCCAGCTACCCACGAAGACCAGTTGAAGTTAAAGATTCCAGATCACTGGAGATCGTAAAATGCATAGTATATGGAGGTTTAATTGAAGCAATCACAAGCTTGGGTATTGTATCCTCTGCAGCTGCATCTGATGCTGACACAA TGAAGATTGTTACTATTGGAGTGGCGAATTTGATAGGTGGACTTTTTGTCATTTGtcaaaat TTGGTGGACTTGAAATATAGTGTTGGAGGAGGTTCCAATTACCAAGTAGATCGATATGGAGAACTACTTGGCCAAAGAAAACATTTCCCCCTTCATGCTACTTTTGCAATTTTGTCATATTTTGTGTTTGGACTTATCCCCCCTGTAATATATGGCTTCACATTTCGGAAGAGTGATGACAGGGACTACAAGCTTATAGCAGTTGCCGTGGCTTCTCTACTGTGTGTTATCATACTTGCTGCTGCAAAGGCCTATACACAAGCAGCAAATAAGTTCAGTAAATACTTCAAGACTATTTTGTCTTATGTTATAGCTGCAGGTATGGTATCCGGTGTTGGTTATGCAGCAGGTCATTTGATTAAGAGGCTCATGGATGACATGGGATGGTTTGACTCAAAGCCGATTTCACAAAATCCAGTCTGGGCATCCTATTGA
- the LOC107029421 gene encoding uncharacterized protein LOC107029421 yields MGVLVDSWCFCNGGGKSERMKASIFSTKGPAMVHIAGAATGFLIHRNLLLTTHAILPSVAAAEAAEIRLQNGVAACLFPHRFFITSSILDLTIVGLDVMDGDTNAHLQQPHYLKTCSKPNLELGNVIYLLGYSEEKELAVGEGKVIIATDNLIKLSTDGISWRPGSAGFDAHGNLAFMVCDPMKLATSPNSKSSTTSASSSSSRKKECPMQFGIPIPIICDWLNQHWEGNLDDLNKPKLPIIRLMSAGQKSDHSCASFTMRRVFKSTEAENGGTPSSSNRLSKPREQSGPSCSAVATNMEGEALITDPHAVSSVHGIPTPEIYESPNLTSVPVKMKEGTHIQLLDINFPPRVAKFSGSPQPARRIRSSFGENFVNKPPLEHPVRKGTIWQSNPVADAEIASTGSVNGIQSEVQSSCSSIRILEMENGYSSDGEITMYSAETAESRNFPSPKEGRRFQQVGRSQSCVNHNRWGTAKQNAGARRAMLQQQQRSSMQGRKVYSQGANSQRSSDYFNPTVSSIMKKRNNLEPQTRPRQSSANSSPKWNF; encoded by the exons atgggggTTTTGGTAGATTCTTGGTGTTTCTGTAATGGTGGTGGCAAGTCTGAGAGAATGAAAGCTTCCATTTTTTCTACTAAAGGTCCTGCTATGGTACATATTGCTGGTGCTGCTACTGGTTTCTTGATCCACCGGAATCTTTTGCTCACTACTCATGCTATTCTCCCTTCTGTTGCTGCTGCTGAAGCTGCTGAGATCCGCCTCCAAAATGGTGTCGCCGCTTGCCTTTTCCCTCACAG ATTCTTTATAACCAGTTCTATATTAGATCTGACAATAGTTGGCCTTGATGTCATGGATGGAGACACAAATGCACATCTTCAGCAGCCTCACTACCTAAAAACTTGTTCCAAACCTAATTTGGAGCTAGGTAATGTCATTTACCTGCTAGGATATAGTGAGGAAAAGGAGTTGGCAGTTGGTGAAGGAAAAGTGATAATAGCCACTGATAATCTTATAAAGCTGTCAACTGATGGCATAAGCTGGAGGCCAGGTTCTGCTGGTTTTGATGCTCATGGCAATCTTGCATTCATGGTATGTGACCCTATGAAGCTTGCGACATCTCCCAACTCAAAATCCTCAACCACTTCAGCATCCTCTTCATCATCAAGGAAGAAGGAATGTCCCATGCAATTTGGTATACCTATCCCCATAATATGTGACTGGTTAAACCAGCATTGGGAGGGCAACCTTGATGACCTCAACAAACCCAAGTTACCAATAATTCGGTTGATGTCAGCTGGTCAAAAGAGTGATCATTCTTGTGCTTCCTTCACGATGAGGCGTGTTTTTAAGTCAACTGAAGCTGAAAATGGGGGGACTCCATCATCATCAAACAGATTGTCAAAACCTCGAGAGCAGTCTGGCCCAAGCTGTTCCGCAGTTGCAACTAATATGGAAGGGGAAGCATTAATTACTGATCCTCATGCTGTCAGTAGTGTACATGGAATTCCAACTCCTGAAATTTATGAGTCACCAAATTTAACTTCAGTACCAGTTAAGATGAAGGAAGGTACTCACATCCAGCTTTTAGATATCAACTTTCCACCCAGGGTTGCAAAATTTTCTGGCTCACCGCAACCTGCCAGAAGAATCCGTTCCAGCTTTGGTGAAAATTTTGTCAACAAACCTCCCTTGGAGCATCCAGTTAGAAAAGGTACTATATGGCAATCCAATCCTGTGGCAGATGCTGAGATTGCTTCAACTGGATCTGTAAATGGGATCCAGAGTGAAGTTCAATCAAGTTGTTCTTCTATAAGGATATTGGAAATGGAAAATGGATACAGTAGTGACGGAGAGATTACAATGTATTCTGCGGAAACTGCTGAAAGTCGAAATTTTCCAAGTCCTAAAGAGGGAAGAAGGTTTCAACAGGTAGGGAGGAGCCAAAGTTGTGTGAACCACAACAGATGGGGAACAGCCAAACAAAATGCGGGTGCTCGCAGAGCAATGCTACAACAACAGCAGAGGAGCAGCATGCAAGGAAGGAAAGTCTACTCCCAAGGGGCGAATTCTCAAAGGAGTAGTGACTATTTTAACCCAACGGTATCTTCAATCATGAAGAAACGGAACAACTTGGAGCCACAGACCAGACCCCGTCAAAGTTCAGCAAATTCATCACCAAAATGGAATTTCTGA